The window AGACGCGCGCCGCGCCCGGACACTGGCGGCAGGAGCGCGCCTTGCGGCTCCGGAGCGAAAAAGGTGGCGGCGGTGCGGTCCGGGGCAGGCGGCGCGGCGCTGGCGGCGGTGCCCACCGGTGCGCCGGAGCGCCACGCCAGCAGGGCGAGCGTGGCGGCCACTGCAACAGCGGCAGCGGCAGCCACCCACCCTGCTTTAAAGCGCACTGCCCGCGACGGCGGCGCGCATCACGCCAACCACGCCCTGCCAGTTGTTGGAGTTGTAGTGGTCGTAGGCCTCGTTATCGTCCCTGAACACCACCGAGTGGTTGTTCCACTTGGCGCTGCCGCCTTCGTTGGGGCCGCTGCCGAGGGTCAGGTCGTTGCAGAACCAGTTGCCGGGATTGCACAGATTGCTGCCCCCGCTGCCGGCCGCGGCGCCGCTGCTGTGGTACGCCACCACTTCGTCGTCCTGGCCTGGCAGGATGAAGGAGTAGGCCGTGCCCTTGGCCCCGGCGTACATGTAGAACCACACGTTGTAGGTCGTGTTGTGGTTGTACATGGCGCGCGCGGTGGTGGTCTTGAGGTCCTTGACCAGCGGTTCGGAAGTAGTCCAGGAGCCGGCGTCGGACAGTTCCGAGCCGCCGGCGGCGCCCGCCGCCGAGCGTACCCACTTGATGTTCCAGCCGGTCTGGCTGCTGCCGTCGGTATTGCCGCACTGGCCGCCGCTATTGGGCACGGCATTCTTTTTGAGGCGGCTCGATCCGCCGTAATTGGCCAGGGCGTAGCCCATCATCAGGTCGCCGGCGCTGTGGGTGGCGACGTAGCACCAGTTGGTGCCGGTGCAGTAGCAGTCGAGCGCATCGCGCACGTTGCCGTTCTGGGCGGCGATGCTGTTGTAGCCGTCCCAGTTGGCCGATTTCTTGTTGACCCCGGCGTCGGCCGTGGCCGGTCCCCAGTAGGTGAAGCTGTTGTGATTGCCGATTACGCCGCCGCCTCCGCGTCCGTTGACCCACAGGGTGTAATTGGCCGCGCTGGCGATGCTGGTGATGGCGGTGAGGGAAACCAGGCAAACCGAAATGAAGACACGCATGACATGATTCATTGACTGCTCCTTGTAGGTACGGCGGCGGAAACAGAGAACGACCGGACTCGGCCACCGACGAATCTACAGAGGGCTTATATGCATGTCAACATGGCGTGGTCAAAAAATAAAGTTTGTCGGTGAATGGAGACAAGGCGGGTGACGGGCACCGGAAACTTCACTCCAGATCAGCCAATACCTTGACGTGCGCCACCACGCTGCGGCCCAGGGCCGACAGGTTGTAGCCGCCTTCGAGGCAGCTGACGATGCGTCCGCGCGCGTACAGGCGCGCCACCGTCATGATCTGGCGCGTGATCCAGGCGTAATCGGCTTCCACCAGGCCCATGCCGCCCACATCGTCTTCGCGGTGGGCATCGAAGCCGGCCGAAATGAAGATCATGTCCGGCTTGAAGTCGTGCAGCGCCGGCAGCCAGTGTTCGGTGATCAGCTGGCGCACCACGTCGCCGCCGCTGCGCGCCGGTACCGGAATGTTCACGCTGGTGGCGCTGCGCGGTTCCGGTTCGGTGTACGGATAAAACGGATGCTGGTAAAAACTGGCCATCAGCACGCGCGGATCGTCGCGAAACGACGCGGCGGTGCCGTTGCCGTGGTGGACGTCGAAGTCGATGATCGCCACCCGTTCGAGGCCGTGCGAATCGAGCGCGTGGCGCGCCGCGATGGCCACGTTGTTAAACAGGCAGAAGCCCATCGGCTCGGTCGGCAGCGCGTGGTGGCCGGGCGGGCGAACCGCGCAGAAGGCGTTGTCGATGCTGCCGGCAATGACGGCATCGGTGGCGGCCAGCGCGGCGCCGGCGGCGCGCAGCGCGGCCTGGTAGCTGAAGGCGCACAGGGAGGTGTCGCCATCGAGCGGGTAAATATCGCCTTCGACCGTGGGCGTATTGTCGCGCACCAGGGCGATGGCTTCCGGCGTGTGATTGCGGCCGATGGCCGGAATTTCGGCCAGCGGCGCATCGCGCCGTTCGAGCAGGCCGTCGATGCGGGCCAGGATCAACTGGTCTTCGATCGCCTGCAGGCGCGCCGGGGACTCCGGGTGCCATTCGCCCATGTCGTGGCGGCGGCAGTCGGGGTGGCTGTAGATTGCTGTGCTCATGTGCGTCATTTCAAAAACGGTGTCATCAATGTTGCACCGGAAATGCCGTTCTCGCATAGAATCCTGAGAACGGGTCGTGATGACGGAATAGTCGGTGCCGATGGCGCTAATCTACCATGCCGTGCCCCTCGCGGGTGCGCGCGACCACCCACAGCACACTGTAAAGATAACCACCATGTTCAAAAAGATGCACGCCGTCGCCCGCCAGGTCAGCCAGATTGTCGTCGGCAAGGACCTGCAAGTGCGCCAGGCGCTCACCTGCCTGCTGGCCAACGGCCACCTGCTGATCGAAGACGTGCCAGGCGTCGGCAAGACCACCCTGGCCCACGCGCTGGCCATTTCGCTGGGGCTGAAATTCAACCGCGTGCAGTTCACCAGCGACCTGCTGCCGGCCGACGTGGCCGGCATCTCGGTGTACGAACGCGAAAAGAATGGCTTCGTGTTCCATCCCGGCCCGATCTTCACGCAAGTGCTGCTGGCCGATGAAATTAACCGCGCCACGCCGAAAACCCAATCGGGCCTGCTGGAGGCGATGGAAGAGCGCCAGGTGACCGCCGACGGCGTCACGCGCGCCCTGCCCTCGCCCTTCTTCGTGATCGCGACGCAAAATCCGCTGCACCAGGTGGGCACCTTCGCCCTGCCCGAGTCGCAGCTGGACCGCTTCTTGATGTGCCTCTCGCTGGGCTACCCGGACGCCGCCGCCGAACGCGCGCTGCTGATGGGCGACGACCGCCGCAGCATGCTCAAGACGCTGCCGGCGGCCATGCAGCCGGCCGAACTGACGGTGGCGCAGAAGGCGCTGCGCGAGATCCACGCCTCGGCTTCGCTGATCGACTACGTGCAGGCACTGGCGCAAGCGTCGCGCCAGAACGGCATGTTCGCTGAGGGCCTGTCGCCGCGCGCCTCGATCGCGCTGCTGCAGGCCGCGCGCGCCTGGGCCGCCATGGAAGGGCGCGACCACGTGGTGCCGGAAGATATCCAGGCGGTGCTGGTGCCGGTCTGCGCGCACCGCCTGCGTCCTTTGAAGTCGGCGCACGGGGTGGCGCTGGCCAGCCGCGACCTGGTCCTGCAGCTGCAGAAATCCGTGCCGGTGTGAGGCAATGGCGGCCTCCCTGAAGCGCTTCATCCCCGCCGCGGTACGCGCCAAGGCCGACACCTGGCTATTCCAGAAGCGCGGCGTCGATCCCGGCGAAACCCTGCTGACCCAGCGCCGCGTGTTCATCCTGCCTTCCGGCGCCGGCATGGGATTTGCCGCGCTGATCCTGATCCTGCTGATCGGCTCGATCAACTATTCGCTCGGCCTCGGTTTCGCGCTGACCTTCACCATGGGCACCTGCGCCATGGTCGACATCTACATGACCTATAAAAACATGGCGCACCTGCACCTGCGCCCGGGCCGCGCGCAGCCGGTGTTCGCCGGCGAAGTGGCGCAGTTCGAACTGCACCTGGTCAACCGCACCAAACTGGACCGCTACGCGCTGTGGGTCGACTTCATGGAAGCCGGCGAAGCGCGCCACGTGGTCGATGTGGCGGCCGGCGCGACCAGCGCCGTGGTGCTGTCGGCGCCGAGCACGGAACGCGGCTGGCTGGCGGCGCCGCGCATCCGCCTGTCCACGCGTTTTCCGCTTGGCCTGTTGCGCGCGTGGAGCTACTGGCAGCCGGATTTGAACGCGCTGGTGTATCCCTTCCCCGAAGAAAACGGGCCGCCGCTGCCGATATCGGGCGTCGAGAGCGCCGACGGCCACGGCCACGCCGGCCACGACGACTTTGCCGGCATCCGCAGCTACCAGCCGGGCGACCCGATGCGCCACATGGCCTGGCGCCAGATCGCGCGGCTCGACCCGGCCGACGGCGGCCAGCTGGTGACCAAGCATTTCGAGGGCGGCGCGGTCGACGAGCTGGTGCTCGACTTTAACGCCATGCCGTCGATCATGAACCTGGAACTGCGCCTGTCGCGCATGACGCGCTGGGTGCTCGACGCCGAACAGCGCGCCCTGCCCTACGCCTTTCGCATCGGCGCCACCGACTTCGAAGCGTCCATCGGCGAAGCGCACCAGGCGGCCTGCCTGCGCGCGCTGGCGCTGCACGGCCTGAAGGAGGCGCCATGAGCGGCGCCAGCGTGCGCGCGCCACGCGCCAGCCTGGTGCGCCTGGCCGCGCAACTACCGCGCGACAAGGCCGACACCCTGCTGCTGCTGGGCGCGGCCCTGATGGTGCTCGCGCCCCACGCCGGCCACCTGCCGCTGTGGGTGTCGAGCCTGTGCGCCCTGACCCTGCTGTGGCGTACCGTGGCCACCGTGCGCGGCACGCGCATGCCGTCCGCCTTCCTGCTGCTGCCGCTGTCGATGGCGGCCATGGCGGGCGTGTTCATGAGCTACCGCACCCTGTTCGGACGCGATGCCGGGGTGGCCATGCTGGTGCTGCTGGTCGCTTTCAAGATGCTCGAAATGCACGCCAAGCGCGACCTGTTCGTGGTGGTCTTCCTGTCGTTCTTCCTGGTGCTCACCAATTTCTTTTATTCGCAGAGCATCCTGACGGCGCTGATGATGGTCGCCTCGATCATCGCGCTGCTGACCGCGCAGCTCTCGTTCCAGTTCACCGGCAGCGTGCCGCCGCTGGGCCGGCGCCTGTGGATGGGCGCGCGCGTGTTCCTGCTGGCCGCGCCGCTGGCGCTGGTGCTGTTCTTCCTGTTCCCGCGCATCCAGGGGCCGCTGTGGGGGATGCCGAGCGACGCCCAGGGCGGGCGCACCGGCCTGTCGAACAGCATGGCGCCGGGGAATATGTCGAACCTGGCGCAGTCGGACGAGCCGGTGTTCCAGGTGCGCTTTCTCGACCCGGTGCCGCCCAAGCCGCAGCTGTACTGGCGCGGCCTGGTGATGGGCGACTTCGACGGGCGCACCTGGACCCAGCTGCGCCGGCGCCGCCTGCCCGATAACGTGTCCCTGACCGCGCGCGGAGAGCCCATCCGCTACGAACTGACCCTGGAGCCGTCGTCCAATAGCTGGCTGTTCGCGCTCGACATGCCGGACCGCCTGCCTGTCCTGAGCGGCAATTCGGTCGGCGTATCGAGCGAGCTGGAAATGGGGGCCACGCTGCCGCTCAGCAAGCGCGTACGCTACGAGCTGTCTTCGCACGTCGATTACAGCCTCGACGATGGCGACCAGCTCAACGAGCGCGCGCGCTGGCTGGCCCTGCCGCAAGGCTTCAATCCGAGGACGCTCGAAACCGGCGCGCAGATCGCGCAGATGAGCGCCGACCCGGCCGCGCGCGCCAATGCGGTGCTGGGCATGTTCACCAAGCTGCCGTTCTCGTACACGCTGCAGCCGCCGCTGCTGGGACGCGACTCGGTCGACGAATTCCTGTTCAAGACGCGCGCCGGGTTCTGCGAGCACTTCGCCAGCGCCTTCGTGGTGCTGATGCGCGCGGCCGACGTGCCGGCGCGCGTGGTGATCGGCTACCAGGGCGGCGAACTCAACCCCATCGACGGCTTCCTGATGGT of the Massilia violaceinigra genome contains:
- a CDS encoding histone deacetylase family protein; translation: MSTAIYSHPDCRRHDMGEWHPESPARLQAIEDQLILARIDGLLERRDAPLAEIPAIGRNHTPEAIALVRDNTPTVEGDIYPLDGDTSLCAFSYQAALRAAGAALAATDAVIAGSIDNAFCAVRPPGHHALPTEPMGFCLFNNVAIAARHALDSHGLERVAIIDFDVHHGNGTAASFRDDPRVLMASFYQHPFYPYTEPEPRSATSVNIPVPARSGGDVVRQLITEHWLPALHDFKPDMIFISAGFDAHREDDVGGMGLVEADYAWITRQIMTVARLYARGRIVSCLEGGYNLSALGRSVVAHVKVLADLE
- a CDS encoding AAA family ATPase, encoding MFKKMHAVARQVSQIVVGKDLQVRQALTCLLANGHLLIEDVPGVGKTTLAHALAISLGLKFNRVQFTSDLLPADVAGISVYEREKNGFVFHPGPIFTQVLLADEINRATPKTQSGLLEAMEERQVTADGVTRALPSPFFVIATQNPLHQVGTFALPESQLDRFLMCLSLGYPDAAAERALLMGDDRRSMLKTLPAAMQPAELTVAQKALREIHASASLIDYVQALAQASRQNGMFAEGLSPRASIALLQAARAWAAMEGRDHVVPEDIQAVLVPVCAHRLRPLKSAHGVALASRDLVLQLQKSVPV
- a CDS encoding DUF58 domain-containing protein, translated to MAASLKRFIPAAVRAKADTWLFQKRGVDPGETLLTQRRVFILPSGAGMGFAALILILLIGSINYSLGLGFALTFTMGTCAMVDIYMTYKNMAHLHLRPGRAQPVFAGEVAQFELHLVNRTKLDRYALWVDFMEAGEARHVVDVAAGATSAVVLSAPSTERGWLAAPRIRLSTRFPLGLLRAWSYWQPDLNALVYPFPEENGPPLPISGVESADGHGHAGHDDFAGIRSYQPGDPMRHMAWRQIARLDPADGGQLVTKHFEGGAVDELVLDFNAMPSIMNLELRLSRMTRWVLDAEQRALPYAFRIGATDFEASIGEAHQAACLRALALHGLKEAP
- a CDS encoding transglutaminase TgpA family protein, which translates into the protein MSGASVRAPRASLVRLAAQLPRDKADTLLLLGAALMVLAPHAGHLPLWVSSLCALTLLWRTVATVRGTRMPSAFLLLPLSMAAMAGVFMSYRTLFGRDAGVAMLVLLVAFKMLEMHAKRDLFVVVFLSFFLVLTNFFYSQSILTALMMVASIIALLTAQLSFQFTGSVPPLGRRLWMGARVFLLAAPLALVLFFLFPRIQGPLWGMPSDAQGGRTGLSNSMAPGNMSNLAQSDEPVFQVRFLDPVPPKPQLYWRGLVMGDFDGRTWTQLRRRRLPDNVSLTARGEPIRYELTLEPSSNSWLFALDMPDRLPVLSGNSVGVSSELEMGATLPLSKRVRYELSSHVDYSLDDGDQLNERARWLALPQGFNPRTLETGAQIAQMSADPAARANAVLGMFTKLPFSYTLQPPLLGRDSVDEFLFKTRAGFCEHFASAFVVLMRAADVPARVVIGYQGGELNPIDGFLMVRQSEAHAWAEIWIAGRGWLRVDPTAAVAPERVQRGLSSALAQNAPAFAGLGGLLDFGGERNALLEQLRFRIGAINNGWNQWVLNYTPDRQSGFLDSLKLSLMHWRNLAILAAIGAALLLWRAIRQRRETDPVDALYSALCRRMSQLGMARAADEGPNAYAARLAQGTLAQDKLAAIERFLTLYSAHKYSARPPASGLASTLKSLLNNI